In a genomic window of Rhinolophus ferrumequinum isolate MPI-CBG mRhiFer1 chromosome 2, mRhiFer1_v1.p, whole genome shotgun sequence:
- the CCDC54 gene encoding LOW QUALITY PROTEIN: coiled-coil domain-containing protein 54 (The sequence of the model RefSeq protein was modified relative to this genomic sequence to represent the inferred CDS: substituted 1 base at 1 genomic stop codon), whose translation MYKLQTKRVKAAAGQMWTLNLSKFRQSLKNVYHNCKSQYPDTTRNSRMTSYDCDQDDISSEKEMSLIIMLQDIKTVQIELLRQMTDIVSAESKTQGKTNFFQEQLEVLETIMNVNEDRKCIITKDVFSIKEDIDALKKKVMELENQNSCPSIHCLEVLGGQKGKEVMELLHKLTQPETLKNTLASTESEISSAEPERMLSCSKPTDHLEEKTISPKIKILKKNNHQNALSSERAKSNIYIYLDFSTXIKLTFVHGGNWSFFLSATKLEEFIQWFLSKPTISPEEPQLITQRYRPFTGPTVSLTTICLSVINYIYCLFGSSKEEATRL comes from the coding sequence ATGTACAAACTTCAAACCAAAAGGGTAAAAGCTGCTGCTGGGCAGATGTGGACTTTAAATCTCTCCAAGTTCAGACAATCTCTCAAAAATGTTTACCATAACTGTAAGAGCCAGTACCCAGATACAACTAGAAATTCACGTATGACTTCCTATGATTGTGATCAAGATGACATTagcagtgaaaaagaaatgagtcTTATAATAATGCTGCAAGATATTAAAACTGTCCAAATTGAACTACTCAGGCAAATGACTGACATTGTCAGTGCAGAATCAAAAACCCAGGGAAAGACTAACTTTTTTCAGGAGCAACTGGAGGTACTAGAAACCATAATGAATGttaatgaagacagaaaatgcaTAATAACTAAAGATGTCTTCTCTATAAAAGAAGATATTGATGCTTTAAAGAAGAAGGTGATGGAACTGGAAAACCAGAATTCTTGCCCCAGCATACATTGTTTAGAAGTTCTAGGAGGACAAAAGGGTAAAGAGGTCATGGAACTGCTTCACAAACTCACACAACCGGAAACTTTGAAGAACACATTGGCCTCTACAGAATCTGAAATCTCTTCAGCAGAACCAGAGAGAATGCTCAGTTGTTCCAAGCCCACTGATCATcttgaagaaaaaacaatttctcccaaaattaaaattttaaagaaaaataaccatcAAAATGCATTAAGCTCTGAAAGAGCAaagtcaaatatttatatttacctgGACTTTAGTACATGAATCAAGCTAACTTTTGTCCATGGAGGAAACTGGAGTTTTTTTCTCAGTGCTACCAAGTTAGAAGAATTCATCCAGTGGTTTCTTTCTAAGCCAACGATCTCTCCTGAGGAACCACAACTTATAACCCAGAGATATCGTCCATTCACTGGGCCTACTGTGAGCTTGACCACAATCTGTCTCTCTGTTATAAACTATATTTACTGTCTTTTTGGTTCTTCAAAAGAGGAAGCAACTCGACTATAG